A window of Corallococcus macrosporus DSM 14697 contains these coding sequences:
- a CDS encoding enoyl-CoA hydratase-related protein gives MPEFKVDARGAIEIWTIDGESRRNAISRAMLKELGELVTRVSSSREVRAVVITGAGDKAFCAGADLKERATMSEDEVRAFLDGLRRTFRAIEQSDCVFIAAINGAAFGGGTELSLACDLRVAAPAAELGLTEVKLGIIPGGGGTQRLARLVGPGRAKDLILTARRINAAEAFSVGLVNRLAPEGHLLAVAYGLAESVVENAPIAVATAKHAIDEGTGLALDDALALELRKYEEILKTEDRLEGLRAFAEKRAPVYKGR, from the coding sequence ATGCCGGAATTCAAGGTCGACGCACGCGGTGCCATCGAGATCTGGACCATCGACGGCGAAAGCCGCCGCAATGCCATCAGCCGGGCCATGTTGAAGGAGCTGGGCGAGCTGGTGACCCGCGTGTCCTCCAGCCGCGAGGTGCGCGCCGTCGTCATCACCGGCGCGGGCGACAAGGCCTTCTGCGCCGGCGCCGACCTGAAGGAGCGCGCCACCATGTCCGAGGACGAGGTCCGCGCCTTCCTGGACGGCCTGCGCCGCACCTTCCGCGCCATCGAGCAGAGCGACTGTGTCTTCATCGCCGCCATCAACGGCGCGGCCTTCGGCGGGGGCACGGAGCTGTCGCTCGCGTGCGACCTGCGCGTGGCGGCCCCGGCCGCGGAGCTGGGCCTCACGGAGGTGAAGCTGGGCATCATCCCCGGCGGCGGTGGGACGCAGCGCCTGGCGCGCCTGGTGGGCCCGGGCCGCGCGAAGGACCTCATCCTCACCGCCCGCCGCATCAACGCCGCCGAGGCCTTCAGCGTGGGACTGGTGAACCGGCTCGCGCCCGAGGGGCACCTGCTGGCCGTGGCGTATGGGCTGGCGGAGTCCGTGGTGGAGAACGCGCCCATCGCCGTAGCCACCGCGAAGCACGCCATCGACGAGGGCACGGGCCTGGCGCTGGATGACGCGCTGGCGCTGGAACTGCGCAAGTACGAGGAGATCCTCAAGACGGAGGACCGCCTGGAGGGCCTGCGCGCCTTCGCGGAGAAGCGCGCCCCTGTCTACAAGGGCCGCTAG